In Anoplopoma fimbria isolate UVic2021 breed Golden Eagle Sablefish chromosome 12, Afim_UVic_2022, whole genome shotgun sequence, one DNA window encodes the following:
- the lhfpl5b gene encoding LHFPL tetraspan subfamily member 5b, translating into MDLLPAQEAAKIYHTNYVRNSRAIGVMWAVFTICFVIITMVVFIQPYWIGDSVNTPQAGYFGLFHYCIGNALTSELICKGSVLDFASIPSPAFRTAMFFVGTSMLLIVATMVCFSLFFFCNAGNVYKICAWMQLASAVLMVMGCMIYPDGWDSPEVKRMCGQRTDKYSLGNCTVRWAYILAIISILDALLLAFLSFTLGNRQDKLLPEDFEVEGGAANP; encoded by the exons ATGGATCTGCTTCCAGCCCAGGAGGCTGCCAAAATCTACCACACCAACTATGTGAGAAACTCTCGAGCCATCGGCGTCATGTGGGCCGTGTTCACCATCTGCTTCGTCATCATCACCATGGTGGTCTTCATCCAGCCCTACTGGATCGGGGACAGCGTCAACACCCCGCAGGCCGGGTACTTCGGCCTCTTCCACTACTGCATCGGGAACGCGCTCACCTCGGAGCTCATCTGCAAGGGCAGCGTGCTGGACTTCGCCTCCATCCCCTCACCGGCCTTCAGGACCGCCATGTTCTTCGTCGGGACCTCCATGCTGCTGATTGTGGCCACTATGGTCTGCTTCagcctgttcttcttctgcaaCGCCGGGAACGTCTACAAGATCTGTGCGTGGATGCAGCTGGCCTCAG CTGTGTTGATGGTGATGGGCTGCATGATCTACCCGGACGGCTGGGACTCTCCGGAGGTGAAGAGGATGTGTGGCCAGAGGACGGATAAGTACAGCCTGGGGAACTGCACGGTGCGCTGGGCCTACATCCTGGCCATCATCAGCATCCTGGACGCCCTCCTCCTGGCATTTCTGTCCTTCACTCTCGGCAACCGTCAGGACAAACTGCTGCCGGAAGACTTCGAGGTGGAAGGAGGAGCAG CAAACCCCTGA
- the srpk1a gene encoding SRSF protein kinase 1a isoform X2, whose product MERKVLALQARKKRGKAKKTSKKQPVNSRARQHLQQEASPQEPEEPEEILGSDDEEQEDPNDYCKGGYHHVKVGDLYNGKYHVIRKLGWGHFSTVWLAWDIQVKRFVAMKVVKSAEHYTETAVDEIKLLRSVRNSDPNDPNREMVVQMVDDFKISGINGTHVCMVFEVLGHHLLKWIIKSNYQGLPLPCVKSIIRQVLQGLDYLHTKCQIIHTDIKPENILMSVDEPYVRKLAAEATEWQRAGAPPPSGSAISTAPAPKQTVKMSKNKKKKLKKKQKRQAELLEKCILDLEEMEKTTETREDEEDEDEDPQSPKGRACAPLRQLSILELGNEETEESSVNADLTRVGPEGLLEFNCNGHVEAYQRQSQWRDEDQHNGNAEPTEKCASQEEQREESPVHLICNGVDSADLKELDTETEDRGAHSSGVTERHLPVGLEDGELEQSILHGESEDGPESLDGKQTAGSLLVNPLEPLNSDKIKVKIADLGNACWVNKHFTEDIQTRQYRSLEVLIGAGYSTPADVWSTACMAFELATGDYLFEPHSGEDYSRDEDHIALIIELLGSVPRKLITAGKYSKDFFTKKGDLKHITKLKPWGLLEVLVDKYEWPREEAECFTDFLLPMLELIPEKRATAAECLRHPWLTL is encoded by the exons ATGGAGAGGAAAG TTCTGGCACTCCAGgcgaggaagaagagggggaaagcAAAGAAGACCAGCAAAAA GCAGCCAGTCAATTCCAGAGCTCGACAGCATCTCCAGCAAGAAGCCTCGCCTCAGGAACCCGAGGAACCTGAGGAGATCCTCGGCTCTGAtgatgaggagcaggaggaccCCAACGACTACTGCAAAG GTGGCTACCACCATGTGAAAGTAGGAGACCTTTACAATGGAAAATACCATGTAATCCGGAAACTGGGCTGGGGACACTTCTCCACCGTGTGGCTCGCCTGGGACATCCA GGTGAAAAGGTTTGTTGCAATGAAGGTGGTGAAGAGTGCAGAGCATTACACGGAGACAGCAGTGGATGAGATCAAACTCCTCAGATCC gtGAGAAATTCAGATCCCAATGATCCCAACCGGGAGATGGTGGTCCAAATGGTAGATGACTTCAAGATCTCTGGTATCAATGGAACCC ATGTCTGCATGGTGTTTGAGGTGTTGGGGCATCACTTATTAAAGTGGATAATAAAGTCTAATTATCAAGGGCTGCCCCTGCCGTGTGTGAAGAGCATCATAAGACAG gTTCTCCAAGGCCTGGATTACCTGCACACAAAGTGTCAGATCATCCACACAGACATCAAGCCAGAGAATATCCTGATGAGTGTTGACGAGCCTTATGTCCGTAAACTGGCAGCTGAAGCTACAGAGTGGCAGAGGGCTGGGGCACCTCCTCCATCTGGTTCAGCAA TAAGCACAGCACCTGCTCCTAAACAG ACAGTAAAAATGTctaagaacaagaagaagaagttaaaaaagaagcagaagcgTCAGGCAGAGCTGCTGGAAAAGTGCATCCTGGACCTTGAGGAGATGGAAAAGACCACAGAGACAcgagaggatgaagaagatgaagacgaGGACCCACAGTCTCCAAAGGGACGAGCCTGCGCTCCTCTCAGACAGTTGTCTATTCTGGAGCTGGGAAATGAGGAAACAGAGG AGAGCAGTGTGAATGCAGATCTCACCAGGGTGGGACCAGAGGGGCTGTTGGAGTTTAACTGTAATGGCCATGTGGAGGCGTACCAGAGGCAGTCCCAGTGGAGGGACGAGGACCAACACAATGGCAACGCAGAGCCAACAGAGAAATGTGCCAGTCAGGAGGAGCAGCGCGAGGAGTCCCCAGTTCACCTCATCTGCAACGGAGTGGACTCTGCAGATCTCAAGGAGCTGGACACTGAGACTGAAGACAGGGGTGCTCACAGCAGTGGAGTAACTGAGAGACACCTTCCTGTTGGGCTGGAGGACGGAGAGCTGGAGCAAAGCATTTTGCACGGGGAGAGTGAAGACGGGCCCGAAAGCCTGGACG GCAAACAGACAGCAGGATCCCTGCTAGTGAACCCCCTTGAGCCACTCAATTCAGACAAGATCAAGGTCAAGATTGCCGACTTGGGAAATGCCTGTTGGGTG aACAAGCACTTTACAGAAGACATCCAGACACGGCAGTACAGATCCTTAGAGGTGCTCATTGGTGCTGGATACAGCACACCAGCCGACGTATGGAGCACCGCCTGCATG GCCTTTGAGCTCGCCACAGGGGACTACTTGTTTGAACCACATTCTGGGGAAGATTACTCCAGGGATGAAG ACCATATAGCGCTGATAATTGAGCTGCTGGGGAGTGTCCCACGCAAACTCATAACGGCCGGCAAATATTCCAAGGATTTTTTCACCAAGAAAG gtgatTTGAAACACATCACCAAGCTGAAGCCATGGGGCCTGCTGGAGGTGCTGGTCGACAAGTACGAGTGGCCCCGTGAAGAAGCCGAGTGCTTCACCGACTTCCTGCTTCCCAtgctggagctgatcccagAGAAGAGGGCTACTGCCGCAGAGTGCTTGCGTCACCCCTGGCTTACCCTCTAG
- the srpk1a gene encoding SRSF protein kinase 1a isoform X1, whose protein sequence is MERKVLALQARKKRGKAKKTSKKQPVNSRARQHLQQEASPQEPEEPEEILGSDDEEQEDPNDYCKGGYHHVKVGDLYNGKYHVIRKLGWGHFSTVWLAWDIQVKRFVAMKVVKSAEHYTETAVDEIKLLRSVRNSDPNDPNREMVVQMVDDFKISGINGTHVCMVFEVLGHHLLKWIIKSNYQGLPLPCVKSIIRQVLQGLDYLHTKCQIIHTDIKPENILMSVDEPYVRKLAAEATEWQRAGAPPPSGSAISTAPAPKQTVKMSKNKKKKLKKKQKRQAELLEKCILDLEEMEKTTETREDEEDEDEDPQSPKGRACAPLRQLSILELGNEETEESSVNADLTRVGPEGLLEFNCNGHVEAYQRQSQWRDEDQHNGNAEPTEKCASQEEQREESPVHLICNGVDSADLKELDTETEDRGAHSSGVTERHLPVGLEDGELEQSILHGESEDGPESLDGKQTAGSLLVNPLEPLNSDKIKVKIADLGNACWVNKHFTEDIQTRQYRSLEVLIGAGYSTPADVWSTACMAFELATGDYLFEPHSGEDYSRDEDHLALMIELLGKIPRHYALSGKYSQEYFTKRGDLKHITKLKPWGLLEVLVDKYEWPREEAECFTDFLLPMLELIPEKRATAAECLRHPWLTL, encoded by the exons ATGGAGAGGAAAG TTCTGGCACTCCAGgcgaggaagaagagggggaaagcAAAGAAGACCAGCAAAAA GCAGCCAGTCAATTCCAGAGCTCGACAGCATCTCCAGCAAGAAGCCTCGCCTCAGGAACCCGAGGAACCTGAGGAGATCCTCGGCTCTGAtgatgaggagcaggaggaccCCAACGACTACTGCAAAG GTGGCTACCACCATGTGAAAGTAGGAGACCTTTACAATGGAAAATACCATGTAATCCGGAAACTGGGCTGGGGACACTTCTCCACCGTGTGGCTCGCCTGGGACATCCA GGTGAAAAGGTTTGTTGCAATGAAGGTGGTGAAGAGTGCAGAGCATTACACGGAGACAGCAGTGGATGAGATCAAACTCCTCAGATCC gtGAGAAATTCAGATCCCAATGATCCCAACCGGGAGATGGTGGTCCAAATGGTAGATGACTTCAAGATCTCTGGTATCAATGGAACCC ATGTCTGCATGGTGTTTGAGGTGTTGGGGCATCACTTATTAAAGTGGATAATAAAGTCTAATTATCAAGGGCTGCCCCTGCCGTGTGTGAAGAGCATCATAAGACAG gTTCTCCAAGGCCTGGATTACCTGCACACAAAGTGTCAGATCATCCACACAGACATCAAGCCAGAGAATATCCTGATGAGTGTTGACGAGCCTTATGTCCGTAAACTGGCAGCTGAAGCTACAGAGTGGCAGAGGGCTGGGGCACCTCCTCCATCTGGTTCAGCAA TAAGCACAGCACCTGCTCCTAAACAG ACAGTAAAAATGTctaagaacaagaagaagaagttaaaaaagaagcagaagcgTCAGGCAGAGCTGCTGGAAAAGTGCATCCTGGACCTTGAGGAGATGGAAAAGACCACAGAGACAcgagaggatgaagaagatgaagacgaGGACCCACAGTCTCCAAAGGGACGAGCCTGCGCTCCTCTCAGACAGTTGTCTATTCTGGAGCTGGGAAATGAGGAAACAGAGG AGAGCAGTGTGAATGCAGATCTCACCAGGGTGGGACCAGAGGGGCTGTTGGAGTTTAACTGTAATGGCCATGTGGAGGCGTACCAGAGGCAGTCCCAGTGGAGGGACGAGGACCAACACAATGGCAACGCAGAGCCAACAGAGAAATGTGCCAGTCAGGAGGAGCAGCGCGAGGAGTCCCCAGTTCACCTCATCTGCAACGGAGTGGACTCTGCAGATCTCAAGGAGCTGGACACTGAGACTGAAGACAGGGGTGCTCACAGCAGTGGAGTAACTGAGAGACACCTTCCTGTTGGGCTGGAGGACGGAGAGCTGGAGCAAAGCATTTTGCACGGGGAGAGTGAAGACGGGCCCGAAAGCCTGGACG GCAAACAGACAGCAGGATCCCTGCTAGTGAACCCCCTTGAGCCACTCAATTCAGACAAGATCAAGGTCAAGATTGCCGACTTGGGAAATGCCTGTTGGGTG aACAAGCACTTTACAGAAGACATCCAGACACGGCAGTACAGATCCTTAGAGGTGCTCATTGGTGCTGGATACAGCACACCAGCCGACGTATGGAGCACCGCCTGCATG GCCTTTGAGCTCGCCACAGGGGACTACTTGTTTGAACCACATTCTGGGGAAGATTACTCCAGGGATGAAG ACCATCTTGCTCTCATGATCGAGTTGCTCGGTAAAATCCCTCGTCACTATGCTCTGAGTGGGAAATACTCACAGGAATACTTCACCAAGAGAG gtgatTTGAAACACATCACCAAGCTGAAGCCATGGGGCCTGCTGGAGGTGCTGGTCGACAAGTACGAGTGGCCCCGTGAAGAAGCCGAGTGCTTCACCGACTTCCTGCTTCCCAtgctggagctgatcccagAGAAGAGGGCTACTGCCGCAGAGTGCTTGCGTCACCCCTGGCTTACCCTCTAG